The genomic DNA CCTCACCACTACAACAAAACCTCATTTAGCACTAATTTCCATGCAATCCATCCACAATTTTCAGGGTGAACCAACACTCGTTAATAATCCCCCCATCACAACAACTTATTCAACAAAATCTGTTCATGGAACAACTCGAAAGTGGTGCCGCTGCACCACTGAGAAATCACTTTTTGGGCAACAGTGATTTTTTCCTCAACTGATGAAGCATTAGATTCAACACAAATTCTTTGGTAACGAGTATTCTGACCAAAAATAAACTGGTTTTTTAATTTTTGAAGTTGTTCTTGTTTATTGTCCATTTCTTATATCCCCAGTTGTAACTTCAAATGATTAAAAAAGTGGTTTTTCAGTGATAAGGTCATTCAACTTATTGAAGTCACGAAATGTATCCAGACATATTTTCCACTTCGCCTTCCTCAAAAGACGTTTAGAACAGTCATGTTGTTCGGAAGTTTTTACGTTTATGGAGGCGATCTTCCACAAATCATTTCACAAAAAGTGGTTTTTGATTGAAAAAGATTTTTTATCCATCCATTACCATATAGATATTGTACTGTTGTGTTTCTTTTTTGTTTAAGGTATCTCCATCTACCATTCCCAGTAACATTCATCACCTTCTTTGTACGATACTTTTGAGGAAAATTCTCACCTTTCTTCCACCTCCAGCATTTCCCTGCCTTATGTTGTCGATCATAAATGTCAACAATCCCTGTTGAATTAAAGTGTTCTCGTGTAACTCTAAAAAAGTCCTGATTCCAAGAAGGTGCGGAATAGGTAGTTGAATCAAACCTATTCCAATTTTCTTTAAAAAATGAGGTAGCAAGACCATCATTGTCATCAGGATTTCGATGCCAGAGATTGAGCAACTGGACGAAATGGATCACAAAATTGGTAGGGACATGAAAATTATTCTCCCCACAAGTCTTGGTCAGAAAATCTAAAACTCGCTTATCTTGCAATGATCCTTTAATTCCTTTTGGGAAATGTTTTCTTACCCATCGAATCAATCCATGATTAATCTTGCAGTCAGTCGAGGAGCGTAATTTTTTGGGATCAAAAGAGGCTGAAATGAATTTTAGAACATTGCTGACTCGTCTGTTTCTCTCAGACTGACCATCTTCCCAAGCTCCAGAATAGAGACCATTCTGTTTTAAGTAGGAAATTCCTTCTTTGACTGAAGGTTCACGTCGATGTTCTCTGAAAAACGAGCGAAAGAAGGGCAGTAAAACCTTCCGAGTCCGTTCAAAAGCGTCAGGCTCATCAGGATGCCAGTCCAAAACTGGATAGGAAAAGGTAGAGATAAGGTTCTCATGCTCTGGCTGAAAAACTGGTTTTTTAATTTGTGGCTTAACTATTGTCGCCTCTAAATTTAATTCCTGTTTTGAAAATTCAAGGTGAGCATATTCACCGAGTAGTTCTTCTTGTTCGGACCATTGCTGTTCGATTCCAGCTTTGACTTCTTTTGTTTTGCTAATCACCTCGGGAGAAAGCTGCTTTTCAATTCGATTTACATTTCCTTGTAATTGTAGAGAATTGATTGGTTTACAATTCTCGAATTCTGCAAGTCTTTCCCATGACCACCAATCTGAGCGACATGGCAATTGAGCGAGTGATCCTGATTTATCAGAGGTCACAGACCCCTTGATTTCAACATCAAGAGTAATTTCATTTGAAAGAAACAAGTTTTGCAGCGTTCTTTGAAAACTCGTTATTAAATTATTGATTTCATCAACTGTATAATAATTAACTTTCAAATAAATATGGTGCCCCCGTTCAGAAGGAACATGAAACCCATTAGGAAAATATTGTGTTATTAAATTAATGGCTCTATATTGTTCCTCTTTTCGTACCTTTTGCCATTTTTTGTGCCAGTCAATGTCAATCAGGTGGATTCAATTTTGAAATGCACGGGTTTTGGGTTCGAACAGTTCGTGTGGTGATTTGAATTGGTACTTTTTGCGAGGCCGGTTGTTCAACTCCATCACAGCCGCTTGAATATCCTCGGCTTTCAGTTTACGGAAATCGCTCCCCTTCAGGAAGTATTGCCGCAGAAGCCCGTTGGTGTTCTCATTCTGGCCGCGTTGCCACGGCTGGCGAGCCGGAGCAAAATAGATCGCACAATGCAGGGCTTGCTCCAACTCTCGATGACCCGAAAACTCACTCCCGTTGTCCGTCGTCAAAGTTCGAATCAATGACGATGGCAACCCCTCAAACGCAAACACCGAAGCCGCGTTCAACGTCGATGCTTTCTTGTCCGGCAGATAGCTCGCCACAAGATAGCCGGTCTTGCGTTCGACATGCGTGACAATGTAGCCGGTCCCCTTTTGACCCTCGATGGTATCCGATTCCCAGTGCCCGATCCGCGAACGATTGCGTGCAGAAACCGGTCGCTGATCCATTGGCTTTTTGGTCGGGTCGCATCGTCTGGAGATCCCTGTGCCGTAGCGTTTGCGGCGTTTCTTTCTCGATTGACGCAGCTGCCTGTAGATGTTGCCGCCCTGCTTTTTGTTTGCTTTGATCCAGGCGTAAATCGTCTCAATGGATATTCGCATTCTGGCCTCCCGAGGATGCAGTCGCAAGAGTTGACCTGCAATCTGTTCCGGCGACCACTTGAGAGACAACTTATCGAGCAGGAATTCTTTGAGCGGAGCGTGGTTGAGTTTCCAGGGGAGTTTGCAGAGTTGTCGACGCCGTCGCGCTTTGCGGTCGGCTTTCCCGGCGAAATACTTCCCGGTCGCATCCGAATTCCGCCGCAGTTCTCGGGAGATCGTGCTGGGGTCTCGGGATAACTCGCGCGCAATTTCTATTCGAGAGTGTCCCAGGGCGTGCATGTGCGCTATGGAATCACGTTCCTCAGCAGTAAGATGCGTGTGTGACATTCGTGATTTCTTCTTAGTAGGATTGATGGTCGTTTGGTCAAAACAAACCATCTCACGAATGTCACTCTTTTTCCATCAACCCGTGCATTTCAAAATTGAATCCACCTCGTTCGAATACGAGGGCTGGAATGATTTCTGGTCTATTGTGACACCCCCTGGGTTTAATAGCATTAATTATTTGGAAGGGGATGATATATTATTTCTGGACCTGGGAGTCACAAAATATACTGTAATTGAAGATGTATCTGTCTGTTCACTGCACTCACGATATAGGAAATTACTGCATCTGGAAGGCGAAATTTATGATTATGGCCCAGCTTATGAACTGATTCCAATCCGTTATGCGGATGAATTTGGCGTCCTTCCTATATTTCGTGATCAACTGGTTAATGAAACACCATTTTCGGGCGTGCAATTTCTCAAGCCCAAAGTCTATCCTCCACAAAATGTCGGATACCATGCAGATGTGATGCCTGAGTTTGATGTACTGATGAGTGATAGCCCTATCTGGAAGTACCCACTCAAGTTGCACCCGGATTCAAAAAATGCCTGTCGGCAATGTGGATTTGCTCCAATCTATTGCGAAAGCTGTGGAACACTGGTTTCAGATAAGTGCCCTCAATGCGAAGCACAATCCTGCAAAATCCCCTGTGATTATCCCGAAAAAGCCTCATTCATATTCCCAGGAATATCTCGCTTCGTAGATATTTTATGGGGTAAAACATGGGAGGGGAGTGATTTCAGTAAGCTGTCTTATTCGGGACCAACTGTGATAACCAAGCGGGTATTGGATTGGTTGCTGCATGTGGAAGCAAAGCCATTTTGTGCCAGACCAATTAAAGTCTGTATTGATGGTATGACTGCCCAGCAACTGGAATGGCTGGATCTAGCAGTGGAGCCGATTGGTTAAATAAAGTTCCAGTAAACTATTTGATTGGGTAGAAGAGCAATTAAGCCAATAAATTTATCAAGGAAGATTTTCATGAAAGCTTATGTCGTTTTTGGTTTCACTCTTGTGTTTTCGCTGGTTTCGGCTCTGTGTGCAGAAGACAAAAACAGCGCCAATTCTGAATCACTCTCTGTGGATCAACAGCTAATTCTGGCTTGCTATCAACTGGATGAGGTTCAGGTGCAAAAATTGCTGAATTCCGGCGCAGACGTCAATGCGAAAATTTTGTCCAAGAACTTTAAGGAGTTATTTAGAGACCATTGGACACAGGGCACCCCTGGTGCAATAAGTCAGTTGACTCCGCTTTTGGCAGTTGCTGGTAGCAATCGACATCCCAGTCCAGAGTTTGTTTCTGAAAAACTAGGCAAAAAATTTGAGCCTGTCCATGGCAACAGAGCATTGATTCCTAATTACATGCTCAAAGAGCGCGAAAGAAGACAGGTTCGCATTGCTACCTTACTGATCAACAAAGGGGCAGATATTCATTATCAAAATGGTCATGGAACAACCCCTTTATTGGAAGCTATAGTTGACCGGAATCATGATCTGGCATTTCATCTGATTGATTTTGGAGCCGATGTGAACGTCCGATTGCAAGCTTATATTGATGGCCCTGGCATGATAACTGCCCTTCACGAGGCTACGGGAAATCCTGATCTGGTCGAGGTATTGTTACTTAACGGTGCCGATCCATTGGCACAAAATACAGATGGAAAAACGCCATTAGAATATGCGTTAAGAAGATCGAGTTATGAAAATGAATATGAATCTCATCATAAATATCTGAAGTGCGTTGAATTGCTTGTGGAGGCCATAAAGAAGAATGATGAATCTCTAAAACTTAACGAGTAACATTATCTATCATAAGTCTATTCTTATAGCCTGATGATTTTTCATCAGGCTTTTTTTCTATTCATTAATCACAAAATTCTTTTCGCAGAGTGACTCGCGAACGAACATCCTGTCAACTATCAAGTTGATTCTCCCAAAGGAGAGATGCCAAACAATCCAATCGATGAGGATGGACAGGTGACCGAATGTCAGCCTCCCAAAGATCCGGATCCGTCTTCACCACCTCCACCACAAGGTTCTGAACCGCCTCCGCAAAAGCTGAGCCATAATAATTTGGTTGAGCATAAACGATGTAGTGCAAATTCAAAAGATTGGCTACAAAGCCAAATTCAAGCAAAGGGACACTATCCCTGCGTTTCTTATGCTATTGCTGTTCGCTATTGATTTTCAGGAATCTTAGGACATGAGTTGGTTGAATTGTTTAGTAATGTGTTTGCTGTTGAGTGAACCGTTTCCAGCGCGACTGCCAGTTGATCCTGAAGGTGGGATTAGTGAATTCAGTAAGGCTATCCTGAATCTTGATGTGGAAAAAGTGGAAGTTCTTCTGACCCGCAATCCGAAATTTGCGACAACGGAAATTTCATTCCAAGATAACATAGGCGAAATTCAAGACAAAAGTTCAAAGGTGACTCATTCCCCAATTGTTTTCGTGCTCAAAGCTACTCGCTGGAGAGAAAGCAACAATTCCCCAGCGGGAACTTTCTTGGAATCCCGCTGCGATCTCTTAGAGCGAACATTGGAAATTATGAAACTCTTACTCGATCATGATGCAGACCCAAATAGCAAGGCCGGTGTTTATACCCTCTTACATCTTGCTGTGAACTCAGGAGACCTTCAGCATGTGAAAACTCTCGTGGAATATGGGGCTGATATCAACGCTCGGACATCTCTAAGTTTCTGTGGTGAATCAGGGGCCTCGGCATTGCATCTTTCCGTCGAAGATGAGGAAATATCGGAATATCTTGTTTTAAAGGGTGCAGATCGGAATATTCGCGATTCTGTGGGTAAACAGGCGTGGGAATATTCAAAGTCTTTTCGACTTCGCTGGAAGCTATATCCTGAGAAGATTTCACTTGAAAAATTTTCCCAACTTGAAATGAAAATTCTTGCAAGACAAATAAAGAAAAAGGCACCGCTCGATCATATCCCCTATGGGCTAGACCTCAATGCCGCTATCGAGATTGATGGAGAGGAGACAACATTACTGGATTTAACGATTGCATCTTCAGATGTTGAATATGCGATTCACTCATCCCATTTGCTGTTATGTATGGGAGCGAAACCGTCTTCGATGACTTGCAATAATTCTAGAGCATCCACTTCAGTGACTGATGCTTCCCATACAGATCGTCGTTTGTCTTGCATAAGAACCGCCGTTGCGGCATCAAAAAGAGGTCTGACTTACTTGGAATATCTGCAGTCGTTTGAGCATCAGTAGAATCATGCTGATCTGGATTAGGGCCACGCATGTTTCCGGATTGAGTTCGTAGTCCTTGCTGTATCGTCGGTACAATCCCAGCCAGGCAAATGTCCTTTCGACGATCCATCGCTTTTTCTGAATGGGAAACTGTCCTCTGGGCTGATCAGCTGGTCGCTTCGCGATTTGAATGTCAAAGCCGAGTGTTGATTTCGTGAATTCCGGCAAGTTCTTATAACCATAGATGGCGTCAGCAAAGATGACTTTGAGCCGTCTCATCTTTTCCCGCAAAGCGGACAACATAAGCGGGGCTCCATTGTAATCCTGTTCATCAGCGGCATGAACGACCACAGCGAGAATCATTCCCAAGGTATCAACAATGACGTATCGCTTGCGGCCTTTGGTTTTCTTGCCTGCATCGTAGCCTCTTTCACTTCCTGCGATATGAGTGGTCTTGACACTTTGCGAATCAATAATCGCTGCCGAAGGAGTCGGCTTTTTACCAGCCTGTTTGCGGACTTTTGTGCGAAGAGCGGTGTGTATCTTCTCCCATAAACCAGACTGCCGCCAGCGGTAAAACAGTTGGTAAACCATCCGCCACTGACGGCCTGACTACACAAGATAAAAAATCGCATTCACCACCCGTCGACGATGATATTGTCGTGGGGTACCACGTTTGGATGGTCTGCGAAAATAGACGGCAATCATGTTCCATTGCTGATCGGATAGGTCGGAAGGATTAAACTTGATAATATCCTTTTTCGTGAGGGCGACTCCATTCTGAAAACAGGTTTCCTACCAGGAGTCATACCTCATTCTATTATAAATTGCGAATTAGAAAACTGCTTCTAAGACTTCAATTGACGAGCAACGGCTTGAAACTGTTCAATTGTAAAGTCGAGGTCTTCACGAGTATGAGCTGCCGAGACCTGTGTGCGAATTCGAGCTGCTCCCTGAGGCACAACCGGATACGAGAATCCAATGACATACACACCTCGTTCCAATAAGGCATCGGCCATCTGCACTGCCAGCGAGGCTTCGCCCAGCATCACGGGTACGATGGGATGTTCTCCCGGCTGAACTGTCAAACCAATCTGCTGAATTTTCTCACGGAAGTAAGCGGTATTCTCTGCGAGTCGATCCCGCAGTTCAGTCGATGCCTGCAGCAATTCAAT from Rubinisphaera italica includes the following:
- a CDS encoding IS30 family transposase; protein product: MSHTHLTAEERDSIAHMHALGHSRIEIARELSRDPSTISRELRRNSDATGKYFAGKADRKARRRRQLCKLPWKLNHAPLKEFLLDKLSLKWSPEQIAGQLLRLHPREARMRISIETIYAWIKANKKQGGNIYRQLRQSRKKRRKRYGTGISRRCDPTKKPMDQRPVSARNRSRIGHWESDTIEGQKGTGYIVTHVERKTGYLVASYLPDKKASTLNAASVFAFEGLPSSLIRTLTTDNGSEFSGHRELEQALHCAIYFAPARQPWQRGQNENTNGLLRQYFLKGSDFRKLKAEDIQAAVMELNNRPRKKYQFKSPHELFEPKTRAFQN
- a CDS encoding ankyrin repeat domain-containing protein yields the protein MKAYVVFGFTLVFSLVSALCAEDKNSANSESLSVDQQLILACYQLDEVQVQKLLNSGADVNAKILSKNFKELFRDHWTQGTPGAISQLTPLLAVAGSNRHPSPEFVSEKLGKKFEPVHGNRALIPNYMLKERERRQVRIATLLINKGADIHYQNGHGTTPLLEAIVDRNHDLAFHLIDFGADVNVRLQAYIDGPGMITALHEATGNPDLVEVLLLNGADPLAQNTDGKTPLEYALRRSSYENEYESHHKYLKCVELLVEAIKKNDESLKLNE
- a CDS encoding ankyrin repeat domain-containing protein, producing MSWLNCLVMCLLLSEPFPARLPVDPEGGISEFSKAILNLDVEKVEVLLTRNPKFATTEISFQDNIGEIQDKSSKVTHSPIVFVLKATRWRESNNSPAGTFLESRCDLLERTLEIMKLLLDHDADPNSKAGVYTLLHLAVNSGDLQHVKTLVEYGADINARTSLSFCGESGASALHLSVEDEEISEYLVLKGADRNIRDSVGKQAWEYSKSFRLRWKLYPEKISLEKFSQLEMKILARQIKKKAPLDHIPYGLDLNAAIEIDGEETTLLDLTIASSDVEYAIHSSHLLLCMGAKPSSMTCNNSRASTSVTDASHTDRRLSCIRTAVAASKRGLTYLEYLQSFEHQ
- a CDS encoding zinc ribbon domain-containing protein → MESRSSAVRCVCDIRDFFLVGLMVVWSKQTISRMSLFFHQPVHFKIESTSFEYEGWNDFWSIVTPPGFNSINYLEGDDILFLDLGVTKYTVIEDVSVCSLHSRYRKLLHLEGEIYDYGPAYELIPIRYADEFGVLPIFRDQLVNETPFSGVQFLKPKVYPPQNVGYHADVMPEFDVLMSDSPIWKYPLKLHPDSKNACRQCGFAPIYCESCGTLVSDKCPQCEAQSCKIPCDYPEKASFIFPGISRFVDILWGKTWEGSDFSKLSYSGPTVITKRVLDWLLHVEAKPFCARPIKVCIDGMTAQQLEWLDLAVEPIG